One region of Tamandua tetradactyla isolate mTamTet1 chromosome 6, mTamTet1.pri, whole genome shotgun sequence genomic DNA includes:
- the SOCS3 gene encoding suppressor of cytokine signaling 3, whose amino-acid sequence MVTHSKFPAAGMSRPLDTSLRLKTFSSKTEYQLVVNAVRKLQESGFYWSAVTGGEANLLLSAEPAGTFLIRDSSDQRHFFTLSVKTQSGTKNLRIQCEGGSFSLQSDPRSTQPVPRFDCVLKLVHHYMPPPGAPASSPPPPEPSSSPSSEVPEQPPAQPLPGNPPRRAYYIYSGGEKIPLVLSRPLSSNVATLQHLCRKTVNGHLDSYEKVTQLPGPIREFLDQYDAPL is encoded by the coding sequence ATGGTCACCCACAGCAAGTTTCCCGCCGCCGGGATGAGCCGTCCCCTGGACACCAGCCTGCGCCTCAAGACCTTCAGCTCCAAGACCGAGTATCAGCTGGTGGTGAACGCAGTGCGCAAGCTGCAGGAGAGCGGCTTCTACTGGAGCGCCGTGACCGGCGGCGAGGCGAACCTGCTGCTCAGCGCCGAGCCCGCCGGCACCTTCCTCATCCGTGACAGCTCGGACCAGCGCCACTTCTTCACGCTCAGCGTCAAGACCCAGTCTGGGACCAAGAACCTGCGCATCCAGTGTGAGGGCGGCAGCTTCTCGCTGCAAAGCGATCCCCGGAGCACGCAGCCCGTGCCCCGCTTCGACTGCGTGCTCAAGCTGGTGCATCACTACATGCCGCCCCCAGGCGCCCCCGCTTCCTCGCCGCCCCCGCCCGAACCCTCCTCCTCGCCCTCCTCGGAGGTGCCGGAGCAGCCGCCTGCCCAGCCGCTCCCGGGGAACCCCCCCAGGAGAGCCTATTACATCTACTCCGGGGGCGAGAAGATCCCCCTGGTGTTGAGCCGGCCCCTCTCCTCCAACGTGGCCACGCTCCAGCATCTCTGTCGGAAGACCGTCAACGGCCACCTGGACTCCTATGAGAAAGTGACCCAGCTGCCGGGGCCCATTCGGGAGTTCCTGGACCAGTACGATGCCCCGCTTTAA